In the Podospora pseudocomata strain CBS 415.72m chromosome 5, whole genome shotgun sequence genome, one interval contains:
- the UTP22 gene encoding U3 snoRNP protein (BUSCO:EOG09260FX0; EggNog:ENOG503NVZF; COG:J), producing the protein MDSGPAKRRKLDHSQDGAGKALEAAVSTGGVSRSRAFILEAEELLEEVRIDYKTAFEGADQLLHKIKSSIETIKSQEPLPILEAATKFEKKSKIKIPFPDPQPPKNSNYKVAFAKPSQFNVVGSYVSKTMVKTQKDHSVDMIVVLPQEILQEKDYLDLRYFYKRAYYLAVVASALQKESGNEAELSYEYLNGNPLTPVLAIQPKSPEATDEGSKGRLQYRIRIIPCAPEGFFPKGKLHLGASLVRRGRDTESETPAHPTAFYNSTVAAEGSFLSYLKLLRQTEKKCAAFKKACILGRTWLQQRGFGGDISKGGFGHFEWSVLLALLLQGGQRMGHAALSTSLSATQLFKAQVQFLSVMNFSEKPCVLGAENVDLEEHIESGPILYDYSRGLNVAFKMGHWSAALLHQHAKWTRSLLSDSSADQFTPTFILRADLPSHTFDLFAHLNYSDVLDQVIGNDYSESRGRIWQLGSKVYKVLKRALGDKELGERARVVHIQTPEQPKWSLAEKPKDQTRAALEVGVLFDPVNMSRVVDKGPSAGATAEEKEECDRFRRFWGDKAELRRFERDTIRETLVWKSTTPFEICEEIMRYILALHLRIGHLEDDISFYGNGLVVLLSIKPADTTSYNVARKEFSTFERDVRNLDELPLRVRQIAPVCPELRHASVKPPVFGSLKSGPRPMDCVISFEASGKWPESIVAIQRTKIAFLLMIGNLLENSKQGVKTHVGLEDAHFETENLAFLDVVYESGPAFRLRIHSDLEESLLERQVKDKTQEQYLRQRATTQLAAFKRLYNNLPLHNQTINTSITRFPALGPTIRLVKHWFNSHKLSIHFTPEFIELVTLHIFLSPYPWDAPSSPSTGFNRVLLFLSRWDWRSEPLIIDSGNELTNSDHFAIVTRMEAWRKIDPGMNHTVLFVATTQEPTGIAWTSLNNEPKPTRVVATRMTALAKAACRVVREEQLLLDPRRLFVPSLKEYDVLIHLDPKALKNAMRTYENVDPAEEVGEGRGSKFKNLDVVTGEDLLPLVAHPAEVLLEQFGKVFGGPLVFFWGGEGDNVVGAIWNPGMERRVLKGGMLASYRPGRQQQEEGDGEDKVEVEMNKEAMVGEMARLGGDLVERIEMR; encoded by the exons ATGGATTCCGGACCGGCGAAACGAAGAAAGCTCGACCACAGCCAAGATGGCGCCGGGAAAGCTCTCGAAGCAGCAGTCTCGACTGGCGGCGTTTCCAGATCCAGAGCATTCATCCTAGAGGCcgaggagttgttggaggaagTGCGCATCGACTACAAGACTGCTTTTGAAGGCGCCGACCAATTGCTTCACAAGATCAAGAGTTCCATCGAGACCATCAAGTCTCAAGAACCTCTCCCA ATTCTCGAGGCTGCGACAAAATTCGAAAAGAAATCCAAGATCAAGATTCCCTTCCCCGATCCGCAACCACCAAAGAACTCCAACTACAAGGTCGCATTCGCCAAACCCTCTCAGTTCAATGTCGTCGGCAGCTATGTTTCCAAAACGATGGTCAAGACGCAAAAGGATCACAGCGTGGACATGATTGTGGTTCTGCCGCAGGAGATTTTGCAAGAGAAGGATTACCTCGACCTGCGATACTTTTACAAGAGGGCATATTAtctggctgttgttgcgagTGCTCTGCAAAAGGAGTCTGGAAACGAGGCCGAGCTATCCTACGAGTACCTCAACGGCAACCCATTGACTCCCGTTCTCGCAATTCAGCCAAAGTCACCAGAAGCGACAGATGAGGGATCGAAGGGGCGTCTGCAGTACAGAATACGGATCATCCCATGCGCCCCAGAGGGCTTCTTTCCCAAGGGGAAGCTTCATCTGGGCGCTTCCTTGGTCCGAAGAGGGAGAGACACCGAATCGGAAACGCCAGCGCACCCTACCGCCTTTTACAACTCGACCGTGGCCGCCGAGGGGTCTTTCCTGTCGTACCTGAAACTTCTTCGCCAGACCGAAAAGAAGTGCGCCGCGTTCAAGAAGGCCTGTATTTTGGGACGGACATGGCTCCAGCAGAGAGGGTTCGGCGGTGATATCTCCAAGGGCGGGTTCGGTCACTTTGAGTGGTCGGTCTTACTCGCTCTTCTGCTTCAAGGAGGCCAAAGGATGGGGCATGCGGCGTTGTCAACATCGCTCAGCGCCACCCAACTATTCAAGGCTCAGGTTCAGTTCTTGTCAGTGATGAACTTTTCAGAGAAGCCATGCGTTCTTGGCGCTGAAAATGTTGATTTGGAGGAACATATCGAGTCTGGACCGATCCTATACGATTATTCTCGGGGACTGAATGTTGCTTTCAAGATGGGACATTGGTCAGCCGCTTTGCTGCACCAACACGCCAAGTGGACCAGAAGCCTGTTGAGTGACAGCTCTGCCGACCAGTTCACGCCTACTTTCATCCTCAGGGCCGACCTGCCTTCTCACACGTTTGACTTGTTTGCCCACCTCAACTACAGCGATGTTTTGGACCAAGTTATCGGAAACGATTATTCCGAGTCCCGTGGCAGAATTTGGCAGCTCGGTAGCAAGGTTTACAAAGTGCTCAAGAGAGCGCTGGGCGACAAGGAGCTGGGTGAAAGAGCGAGGGTTGTTCATATTCAAACTCCCGAGCAGCCAAAATGGTCTCTTGCGGAAAAGCCCAAGGACCAGACAAGAGCCGCCCTGGAAGTTGGTGTACTGTTTGACCCCGTCAACATGAGCCGCGTGGTGGACAAGGGGCCTTCTGCTGGCGCAACGGccgaagagaaggaggaatgCGACAGGTTCCGCAGGTTTTGGGGCGACAAGGCCGAGTTGCGTCGTTTTGAGCGGGACACGATCCGTGAGACACTGGTCTGgaagtcaacaacaccattcGAGATCTGCGAGGAGATCATGCGGTACATCCTCGCGCTCCACCTTCGTATTGGTCATCTCGAGGACGACATCAGCTTCTACGGCAACGGCCTGGttgtcctcctctccatcaaaCCCGCCGACACAACCTCGTATAATGTAGCAAGAAAAGAGTTTAGCACCTTTGAACGCGATGTCCGCAACCTCGACGAGCTTCCCCTGCGCGTTCGTCAGATCGCTCCTGTCTGCCCTGAACTTCGGCATGCCTCTGTCAAACCTCCGGTGTTTGGCTCTCTCAAGTCCGGGCCTCGCCCAATGGACTGCGTCATTTCCTTTGAAGCCTCGGGTAAATGGCCCGAAAGCATCGTCGCTATCCAGAGGACCAAGATTGCTTTCCTACTCATGATCGGCAACCTCCTCGAAAACAGCAAACAAGGGGTGAAAACCCACGTCGGTCTCGAGGACGCCCACTTCGAAACCGAaaacctcgccttcctcgacGTGGTCTATGAATCCGGCCCAGCTTTCCGCCTTCGCATCCACAGCGACCTGGAAGAGTCCCTTCTCGAACGACAAGTCAAGGACAAGACTCAGGAACAATACCTCCGACAAAGAGCCACGACTCAACTGGCTGCCTTCAAGAGGTTATACAACAACCTCCCACTCCATAACCAAACAATCAACACCAGCATCACCCGCTTCCCCGCCTTGGGCCCAACGATAAGACTGGTGAAACACTGGTTCAACAGCCATAAACTCTCCATCCACTTCACACCCGAGTTCATCGAGCTCGTCACCCTGCACATCTTCCTGTCGCCCTACCCCTGGGacgcaccctcctccccctccaccgggTTCAATCGCGTCTTGCTATTTTTATCCCGTTGGGACTGGCGCTCAGAACCACTGATCATCGACTCGGGGAATGAACTAACCAACTCTGACCACTTTGCTATTGTGACAAGGATGGAAGCGTGGAGGAAGATTGACCCGGGGATGAACCACACTGTTCTCTTTGTTGCCACCACCCAGGAGCCGACCGGTATCGCGTGGACAAGTCTGAACAATGAGCCGAAGCCGACAAGGGTGGtggcgacgaggatgacggcTCTGGCGAAGGCGGCTTGTAGGGTTGTTAGGGAGGAACAGTTGTTGCTCGACCCGAGGAGGCTGTTTGTCCCTTCGCTTAAGGAGTATGACGTGCTTATTCATCTTGATCCTAAAGCGTTGAAGAATGCGATGAGGACGTATGAGAATGTTGAtcctgctgaggaggtgggggaggggagggggagtaagTTTAAGAATTTGGATGTTGTTACTGGGGAGGATTTACTCCCTTTGGTGGCGCACCCGGCGGAGGTCTTGCTGGAGCAGTTTGGGAAGGTATTTGGGGGCCCgttggtgtttttttggggtggggagggggataatGTTGTGGGGGCGATTTGGAATccggggatggagaggagggtgttgaagggggggatgttggctaGTTATAGGCCggggaggcagcagcaggaggagggggatggggaggacaaggtggaggtggagatgaataaggaggcgatggtgggggagatggcgaggttggggggggatttggtggagaggattgAGATGAGGTAG